A region of Acidobacteriota bacterium DNA encodes the following proteins:
- a CDS encoding family 10 glycosylhydrolase, whose translation MPAGPARKNDPIYFTDLNRCQPDSSLSRVGKRACWRLIDYEAEHFRGVFLRAGPETAAAEVRYPLEVRGWHDIYIGLYNTPFRPFRGQRVWTRMDDDPAFSLVFLPAPAMESGQAVRDVYWKAADLTGQGIRFKQLCREQVPAGETGRSTSENVWIAYIKLVPLETEEVETLQADRRRTDRKRLVATQDVGTGIVVDSEPGTVRDLLESYRDTDFGSIYWEAGAGDLCAYFTRIGRMCTTRHLQIDDYSLFEYRRLVENWTEYVQKGIDPLRIAVDHAHELGMEFHASYRFAEGMGPFHFSPPFEEMNQGGFYEKYPELRAVRRDGSRAPRISLSYPETRGYLVSLFREMANYPVDGICPLFNRRPPYVEYEEPLVKSFQEKYGQDPRQLEERDPRWLNHRAAVMTEFVRDLRRMLDRVAMEQGRAKKLSVWVFGRRDENLYWGLDVERWIREGLVDTVVPYTSAEGLYSWELAWEDPADVRYWLDLTRGTSCTVTFNIMPRHLNAEQYRRKALQLYALGVESLVFWDTAKVWGPEFDAHSAYFWGHGTSLPDLRRLGHVEELEAWVESGEPPIRMSGSRLKKIGDWEMTFIAE comes from the coding sequence ATGCCCGCTGGACCCGCACGGAAAAACGACCCCATTTATTTCACCGATCTGAACCGGTGCCAGCCCGATTCGTCCCTGAGCCGAGTCGGCAAGCGGGCGTGCTGGCGGCTGATCGACTACGAGGCGGAGCATTTCCGAGGTGTCTTCCTGCGGGCGGGTCCCGAGACGGCGGCGGCGGAAGTGCGGTACCCCCTCGAGGTCCGAGGCTGGCACGACATCTACATCGGGTTGTACAACACGCCGTTCCGCCCTTTTCGGGGACAGCGGGTGTGGACCCGGATGGACGATGACCCGGCGTTTTCCCTGGTCTTTCTTCCGGCTCCCGCCATGGAGAGCGGACAGGCGGTCCGGGACGTCTACTGGAAGGCGGCGGACCTGACCGGTCAGGGAATCCGCTTCAAGCAACTCTGCCGGGAGCAGGTCCCAGCGGGGGAAACCGGGCGCAGCACCAGCGAGAACGTCTGGATCGCCTACATCAAGCTGGTGCCCTTGGAAACGGAGGAGGTCGAGACTCTGCAGGCTGACCGCAGGCGGACGGACCGGAAACGTCTCGTGGCCACCCAGGACGTGGGGACGGGAATCGTGGTCGACAGCGAGCCGGGCACGGTCCGGGATCTGCTGGAGAGCTACCGGGACACCGACTTCGGCAGCATCTACTGGGAAGCGGGCGCCGGGGACCTCTGCGCGTATTTCACCCGGATCGGACGCATGTGCACCACCCGCCACCTGCAGATCGACGACTACTCCCTCTTCGAATATCGGCGACTCGTGGAAAACTGGACCGAGTACGTCCAAAAGGGGATCGACCCGCTCCGAATCGCCGTGGACCATGCCCACGAGCTGGGGATGGAGTTTCACGCTTCCTACCGGTTCGCCGAGGGGATGGGTCCGTTTCATTTCTCTCCGCCATTCGAGGAGATGAACCAGGGAGGTTTCTACGAGAAATATCCCGAGTTGAGGGCGGTCCGGCGGGATGGCAGCCGAGCGCCGCGGATTTCCCTGAGCTATCCCGAGACCCGCGGCTACCTGGTGTCGCTGTTTCGGGAGATGGCCAACTATCCGGTGGATGGAATCTGTCCCCTGTTCAATCGGCGCCCGCCCTACGTGGAGTACGAAGAACCCTTGGTGAAGAGCTTCCAGGAGAAATACGGCCAGGACCCCCGGCAGCTGGAGGAGAGGGACCCGCGCTGGCTGAACCACCGGGCCGCCGTGATGACCGAATTCGTCCGGGACCTGAGACGGATGCTGGATCGGGTGGCCATGGAACAGGGCCGAGCCAAGAAGCTGTCGGTCTGGGTCTTCGGTCGGCGGGACGAGAACCTCTACTGGGGTCTGGACGTGGAGCGGTGGATTCGGGAAGGCCTGGTGGACACCGTCGTTCCCTACACTTCGGCGGAGGGTCTCTACAGTTGGGAACTGGCCTGGGAGGATCCGGCCGACGTCCGTTACTGGCTGGACCTGACCCGGGGGACGTCGTGCACGGTGACGTTCAACATCATGCCCCGGCATCTGAATGCCGAGCAGTACCGGCGCAAGGCTCTCCAGCTCTACGCCCTGGGGGTCGAGTCGCTGGTCTTCTGGGATACGGCCAAGGTCTGGGGTCCCGAGTTCGACGCCCACTCGGCCTATTTCTGGGGCCACGGCACTTCGCTCCCCGATTTAAGGCGCCTGGGTCATGTCGAGGAACTGGAGGCCTGGGTCGAATCGGGAGAGCCTCCCATCCGAATGTCCGGCAGCCGGCTCAAGAAGATCGGAGATTGGGAGATGACGTTTATTGCGGAGTAA
- a CDS encoding TldD/PmbA family protein, which translates to MNLPNRRPVISATAAAAAAIILAATPVHGATPVLDAMKEELQRSVKLLSQQPTPVYYLSFEVTEDRRTILRASFGHVAGNFENTRRLLDIDLRVGSPDLDNTHPIRGDFFANMPDFSMVEVPLEDLDALRKILWYETDKKYKKASEQLTKVKANVQVKVKEEDQAGDFSAESPESWSEDRASVTIDRALWEEKLRRYTAPFSGSGHIYSADATLSANAETRWYVNSEGSRIRTSQTYYRLMISAITKAEDGMELPRYESFFSFTPDGLPDDSAVLSAVDDMIRDLEALKAAPVVAPYTGPAILSGRASAVFFHEILGHRVEGHRHKEEDDAQTFKEMVNQKVLPETFSVIFDPTVKRIESTDLVGSYRYDNQGVKSRRVPVIENGILKRFLMSRKPVEGFSKSNGHGRKQAGLPPVARQSNLFVEVTESHTREELKARLIDLIKESDKPFGLYFEDVQGGFTFTGRMIPNAFNVLPIMVYRIFPDGREELVRGVDLIGTPLTTFSKIAAADNQLEAFNGICGAESGGVPVAGISPAVLVSQIEVQKKEKSQERTPILPAPVDSR; encoded by the coding sequence ATGAACCTGCCCAACAGACGACCCGTCATTTCAGCTACTGCGGCTGCGGCTGCGGCAATCATCCTGGCGGCCACGCCGGTCCATGGCGCCACTCCGGTCCTGGACGCCATGAAGGAAGAGCTTCAACGCTCGGTCAAGCTCCTATCCCAACAACCGACTCCTGTCTACTACCTCAGCTTCGAAGTCACTGAAGACCGGAGAACGATACTGAGAGCCTCCTTCGGACACGTCGCCGGCAACTTCGAGAACACGCGGCGCCTGCTGGACATCGACCTCCGTGTCGGTAGCCCTGACCTGGACAATACTCACCCGATCCGCGGCGACTTCTTCGCCAACATGCCCGATTTTTCCATGGTTGAGGTGCCATTGGAGGACCTGGACGCGCTTCGGAAGATCCTTTGGTACGAGACGGACAAGAAATACAAGAAAGCCAGCGAGCAGTTGACCAAGGTCAAGGCCAATGTACAGGTCAAAGTGAAAGAGGAGGATCAAGCGGGAGATTTCTCGGCGGAGTCGCCTGAAAGTTGGTCCGAAGACCGTGCATCCGTGACCATCGACCGGGCATTGTGGGAAGAAAAGCTCCGCAGGTACACGGCCCCCTTTTCAGGTTCCGGCCACATCTACTCGGCCGACGCAACCCTTTCGGCCAACGCCGAGACCCGCTGGTACGTGAACAGCGAAGGATCCCGGATCCGGACCTCGCAGACCTACTATCGACTGATGATCTCGGCCATCACCAAAGCCGAGGATGGGATGGAGCTGCCCCGATACGAATCGTTTTTCTCCTTCACCCCCGACGGGCTCCCGGACGACAGCGCCGTGCTCAGCGCTGTGGATGACATGATCCGCGATCTCGAAGCGCTCAAAGCGGCCCCCGTCGTCGCTCCCTATACCGGCCCCGCCATCCTGTCGGGCCGGGCCAGCGCCGTGTTCTTTCACGAGATCCTGGGCCATCGGGTGGAAGGACACCGGCACAAGGAAGAAGACGACGCCCAGACCTTCAAGGAAATGGTGAATCAGAAGGTTCTGCCCGAGACCTTTTCGGTCATCTTCGATCCGACGGTCAAGCGAATTGAATCGACGGATCTGGTCGGCTCCTACCGCTACGACAATCAGGGAGTGAAGTCTAGGCGAGTTCCGGTCATCGAGAACGGGATTCTGAAGCGATTCCTCATGTCCCGAAAACCGGTCGAGGGCTTCTCGAAATCGAACGGCCACGGCCGCAAACAGGCGGGATTGCCTCCGGTCGCGCGTCAATCGAATCTGTTCGTTGAGGTGACCGAGTCCCATACGCGCGAAGAGCTCAAGGCCCGATTGATCGACTTGATCAAGGAGTCTGACAAACCGTTCGGACTCTACTTCGAAGACGTCCAGGGCGGTTTCACTTTCACGGGAAGAATGATTCCCAACGCCTTCAACGTCCTGCCGATCATGGTCTACCGGATTTTTCCCGACGGACGCGAGGAGTTGGTTCGCGGCGTCGACCTGATCGGCACGCCGCTGACGACCTTCAGCAAGATCGCCGCTGCGGACAACCAGCTTGAGGCCTTCAACGGAATCTGTGGAGCAGAGTCGGGCGGCGTGCCTGTGGCCGGCATCTCACCCGCGGTTCTGGTCTCCCAGATCGAGGTGCAGAAGAAGGAAAAATCTCAGGAGCGAACTCCAATTCTCCCCGCCCCCGTGGACTCGAGATAG
- a CDS encoding family 10 glycosylhydrolase: MHWPDHLEYGQGEARLDSRERLAAAVAYWRERFGVRRFYWRVDHWFIQRYCNQRADDPEVSRGWSRFWETLAASRIRDVTDFVEVTHAAGAQAYLYIPFLDEGLPRDLLYRPRGTPYPYQSRFSAAHPEFVEVDRSGKERHWGVLCYSYPEVRRYRLEMLRDLLAEAPADGLHLCTRSYVLPAAYGDQFGFNRPVVEEYRRRYGVDILQSDFDLESWRRLRGESLSRFLSEVKDLLHPAGRRLSLAIPRGSYLGPPYGNLHLNWQKWVRDGLVDELVVNVISGRQLTEGLSGYGYLTNGEDGIGLNPLEQDLARVYGPVCRRAGCRLHLGAGVDLNRREPDGEQLEGLARLAGFDGFVFTTGNLGERFSFDKRGRLITWTIEALNLEG, encoded by the coding sequence GTGCATTGGCCGGACCATCTGGAGTATGGGCAGGGGGAGGCCCGCCTGGACAGCCGGGAGCGGTTGGCTGCTGCAGTCGCCTATTGGAGGGAGCGCTTCGGGGTCCGCCGGTTCTACTGGCGCGTGGACCACTGGTTCATTCAGCGGTACTGCAACCAGCGCGCGGACGACCCGGAGGTTTCCCGGGGTTGGTCCCGCTTCTGGGAGACGCTGGCTGCTTCCCGGATTCGGGACGTGACCGATTTCGTCGAGGTGACTCATGCGGCGGGAGCGCAGGCCTACCTCTATATTCCCTTCCTGGATGAGGGACTTCCCCGGGATCTGCTCTACCGTCCCCGGGGGACGCCATACCCGTATCAGAGCCGTTTTTCCGCAGCCCATCCCGAGTTTGTCGAGGTAGACCGCTCCGGAAAGGAGCGCCACTGGGGAGTGCTCTGCTACTCCTACCCGGAGGTGCGCCGGTACCGTCTCGAAATGCTCCGCGATCTGTTGGCGGAAGCTCCGGCCGACGGGCTCCATCTCTGCACCCGTTCCTACGTGCTGCCGGCGGCTTACGGCGACCAGTTCGGCTTCAATCGCCCGGTCGTGGAGGAATACCGGCGGCGGTATGGTGTGGACATCCTCCAAAGCGACTTCGATCTGGAATCCTGGCGGAGGCTGCGGGGCGAGTCGCTGAGCCGATTCCTGTCGGAAGTAAAGGATCTGCTCCATCCCGCCGGACGGCGGCTCTCACTGGCCATCCCGCGGGGAAGTTATCTGGGTCCCCCGTATGGCAATTTGCACCTGAATTGGCAGAAGTGGGTCCGGGACGGGCTGGTGGACGAATTGGTGGTGAACGTCATCAGCGGGCGGCAGTTGACGGAGGGGCTTTCCGGCTATGGGTACCTGACGAACGGCGAGGACGGGATCGGACTGAATCCTCTGGAACAGGATCTGGCCCGGGTCTACGGACCGGTCTGCCGCCGGGCGGGGTGCCGTCTTCACCTGGGGGCGGGAGTCGATCTGAACCGGAGGGAACCGGACGGGGAGCAACTTGAGGGATTGGCTCGTCTCGCCGGGTTCGACGGCTTCGTCTTCACTACCGGGAACCTGGGGGAGCGATTTTCCTTCGACAAGCGGGGACGTCTCATCACCTGGACCATCGAAGCACTGAATCTGGAGGGATAG
- a CDS encoding spondin domain-containing protein, with translation MRYASRELAHVMITPLANRILPVVLLVFGIPTWAQDSEPVVYPHLVVGGGFQVVVLTTNPTDQPWEGSMRLPDFGSGSGRSWMHNGVDRTGSDGAPLVLQPQATMRHVLAAPAGSPIWSGVFQIEGGNGSSATDLAVTFFLEYWLEDELVDMVGVAASPAAHRVSIPVEVSPSTSTDTGIAFRRPRDAGTTGDEPEPFQMTLFDEDGESLDTIPVEAEGARFASEFFPDHAGQGEFIGSILCESHDPFHLVALRQRLLEGGRFHLTGVPAAILPGTPPEKPAISATARYRVLFNATWSATTHPNQFPSAPHFSGLIGGTHNDQVKFWETGQNATPGIKSMAETGGQSILANEVRAAIQAGTAERVIRGGGIGRSPGLVSLEFEISRDFPLVTLVSMIAPSPDWFVGVRDLNLLESGDWVEGRTLELFPYDAGTDSGVTFNSANAPTNPPRPIRRITEPPLGNGRTAARLGTFTFSRIQE, from the coding sequence ATGCGATATGCATCTCGTGAGCTTGCGCACGTCATGATCACTCCCCTGGCCAACAGGATCCTCCCCGTGGTCCTTCTGGTTTTCGGAATCCCCACCTGGGCGCAAGATTCCGAACCGGTGGTCTATCCCCATCTGGTGGTGGGCGGAGGCTTCCAGGTCGTGGTCTTGACCACCAATCCCACGGACCAGCCGTGGGAGGGCTCGATGCGGCTGCCCGATTTCGGTTCCGGGTCGGGCCGGTCCTGGATGCACAACGGGGTCGATCGCACCGGCAGCGACGGGGCTCCGTTGGTCCTGCAGCCTCAGGCCACCATGCGCCACGTCCTGGCGGCTCCGGCCGGGTCGCCCATCTGGTCCGGCGTATTCCAGATCGAGGGCGGGAACGGTTCATCAGCAACCGATCTGGCCGTGACCTTCTTCCTCGAATATTGGCTGGAGGACGAGTTGGTGGACATGGTGGGGGTGGCGGCGTCACCCGCGGCCCACCGTGTGAGCATCCCGGTCGAGGTGTCTCCGTCGACGTCGACCGACACTGGCATCGCCTTTCGCCGCCCCCGCGACGCGGGGACTACCGGAGATGAGCCGGAGCCGTTCCAAATGACGCTGTTCGATGAAGATGGCGAGTCGCTGGACACGATTCCGGTGGAGGCGGAGGGCGCCCGGTTCGCCAGCGAGTTTTTTCCCGATCACGCGGGTCAAGGGGAGTTCATCGGTTCGATTCTCTGCGAATCGCACGACCCGTTTCACCTGGTGGCGCTGCGACAGCGGCTGCTGGAGGGAGGACGGTTTCATCTGACCGGAGTCCCGGCCGCAATCCTCCCCGGCACGCCGCCCGAAAAACCCGCAATTTCGGCCACGGCGCGGTACCGGGTTCTCTTCAACGCCACCTGGAGCGCCACCACCCATCCGAACCAGTTCCCGTCCGCGCCTCATTTCTCGGGACTGATCGGAGGGACTCACAACGACCAGGTTAAATTTTGGGAGACCGGACAGAACGCAACTCCGGGGATCAAGAGCATGGCCGAGACCGGCGGCCAGAGTATTCTGGCGAATGAAGTCCGGGCCGCCATCCAGGCCGGAACCGCCGAACGCGTCATCCGGGGCGGCGGGATCGGCAGGTCGCCCGGATTGGTTTCCTTGGAATTCGAGATCAGCCGGGACTTTCCGCTGGTAACGCTGGTCTCCATGATCGCCCCCAGCCCCGACTGGTTCGTGGGCGTGCGTGACTTGAATCTCCTCGAATCGGGGGATTGGGTCGAGGGAAGGACGCTTGAGCTCTTCCCCTACGACGCCGGGACCGATAGCGGAGTGACCTTCAACTCTGCCAACGCACCTACAAATCCGCCGCGGCCGATTCGAAGGATCACGGAACCTCCCCTCGGAAACGGCCGGACGGCGGCCCGCCTGGGAACCTTCACCTTCAGCCGAATTCAAGAATAA